A window of Metabacillus sp. B2-18 contains these coding sequences:
- the rpsN gene encoding 30S ribosomal protein S14: protein MAKKSKIAKERKRQDMVKKYAEIRKELKEKGDYEALKKLPRDSAPSRLHNRCEITGRPRGYLRKFKMSRIAFRELAHKGHLPGIKKSSW, encoded by the coding sequence ATGGCAAAAAAGTCGAAAATTGCAAAAGAAAGAAAACGGCAAGACATGGTTAAAAAATATGCAGAAATACGAAAAGAGTTAAAAGAAAAGGGCGACTATGAAGCATTAAAAAAGTTACCAAGAGACTCAGCCCCTTCCCGATTGCATAACAGATGTGAAATTACCGGAAGACCTAGAGGTTATCTTCGTAAATTTAAGATGTCTCGAATTGCTTTTCGGGAATTAGCTCATAAAGGTCACCTACCTGGCATCAAAAAATCAAGCTGGTAA
- a CDS encoding (2Fe-2S) ferredoxin domain-containing protein yields MATWNLNNTIHHVLICNGSSCTHVGAEDLTQEIRREISERGLDDRIHTTRTRCNGRCHDKCVVINYPHGHWYKDLLPDDAPLFIDSLLYNEDYTGKISHSYNGQGFDRSPEVVTGISKDREKVNKMSK; encoded by the coding sequence ATGGCAACATGGAATTTAAACAACACTATTCATCATGTTCTTATTTGTAATGGTAGCAGTTGCACTCATGTTGGCGCTGAGGACCTAACCCAGGAAATACGAAGAGAAATTTCTGAAAGAGGCTTAGATGATAGAATTCACACAACACGAACTAGATGTAATGGGAGATGCCACGATAAGTGTGTTGTTATTAACTACCCTCATGGACATTGGTATAAGGACTTGCTACCAGATGATGCTCCTTTGTTTATTGACTCCCTGCTTTATAATGAGGATTATACAGGAAAAATTAGTCATTCTTATAATGGTCAAGGATTTGACCGTTCACCGGAAGTAGTGACCGGTATTTCTAAAGATCGGGAAAAAGTAAACAAAATGTCAAAATAA
- the sufU gene encoding Fe-S cluster assembly sulfur transfer protein SufU: MLDQMYRQVILDHYRQKRNFKELLSENVLKVHYKNPTCGDVITLFIEIEQYFIKNVTFLGEGCSISMASSSMMTELIQNKSIREITLIRREFEGLIRTGKLTNEQIDIIPCDPKVKCP, translated from the coding sequence ATGCTCGACCAAATGTATCGACAGGTTATCTTAGATCATTATCGACAAAAACGCAATTTCAAAGAATTATTAAGTGAAAATGTTCTTAAAGTGCATTATAAAAACCCAACTTGTGGGGATGTGATCACCCTGTTTATTGAAATCGAACAGTACTTTATAAAAAATGTAACCTTCCTTGGTGAAGGGTGCAGCATAAGTATGGCATCTTCTTCTATGATGACAGAGTTGATTCAAAACAAATCAATAAGAGAGATTACCTTAATAAGAAGAGAATTTGAAGGGTTGATTCGTACTGGAAAGTTGACAAATGAACAAATTGATATAATACCATGCGATCCTAAAGTCAAATGTCCTTAG
- a CDS encoding metal ABC transporter solute-binding protein, Zn/Mn family codes for MHTKPYLLTSMLTVGLLLTGCGNQENQLTNATESNDDNSNKIEVYTTIFPLEDFTKKIGGDEITVTSVYPPNVDAHIYEPTVKTMKNIADSDLFVYTGAGVEGFVEQAEEALQKEDVLILKAAEGIELLKTTEHSHEDNATHEEEHSHENEAAHEEEHSHEEDAAHDEKHAHEEDAAHDEKHAHEEDAAHDEEHAHEEDATHDEEHHHHGDQDPHVWLDPMRSIKLAENIKNALIEIKPESKETFEENFTKLKADLTALDQTFHETLENSKTKYILVSHAAYGYWQDRYGLEQIAIAGLSPSQEPSQQQLTEIITESEEHGLKYVLFEQNVQSNVAKVIQDEIGAKSLTLHNLESVTEENIINKEDYFSIMEKNVEILETVLN; via the coding sequence ATGCATACAAAACCTTATTTATTAACCTCGATGCTGACAGTAGGTCTTCTATTAACAGGATGCGGCAATCAAGAAAATCAATTAACAAACGCTACAGAAAGCAACGATGATAACAGTAATAAAATTGAAGTATACACAACCATTTTCCCATTAGAGGATTTCACGAAAAAAATTGGTGGGGATGAGATTACAGTCACTAGTGTTTACCCTCCAAATGTTGATGCTCATATATATGAGCCAACAGTTAAAACAATGAAAAACATCGCTGACTCTGATCTATTTGTCTATACAGGTGCTGGTGTAGAAGGTTTTGTCGAACAAGCTGAAGAGGCGTTACAGAAAGAGGACGTTCTCATATTAAAAGCAGCCGAGGGTATTGAACTACTTAAAACAACTGAACACTCACATGAAGATAACGCTACTCATGAGGAAGAACATTCACATGAAAATGAAGCTGCTCATGAGGAAGAACATTCACATGAAGAGGATGCCGCTCATGATGAAAAACATGCACATGAAGAGGATGCTGCTCATGATGAAAAACATGCACATGAAGAGGATGCCGCTCATGATGAAGAGCATGCACATGAAGAGGATGCCACTCATGATGAAGAGCATCACCATCACGGAGATCAAGATCCACATGTTTGGCTTGATCCAATGCGCTCTATTAAACTAGCAGAAAACATTAAAAATGCACTAATAGAAATAAAGCCAGAATCAAAGGAAACATTTGAGGAAAATTTCACAAAACTAAAAGCCGATTTAACTGCTCTAGATCAAACATTCCATGAAACTCTCGAAAATTCAAAAACAAAATACATTTTAGTTTCTCATGCTGCTTACGGATATTGGCAGGATCGATATGGCCTTGAACAAATTGCAATAGCTGGTCTTTCTCCTTCCCAAGAACCTAGTCAACAACAACTTACGGAAATTATTACAGAATCCGAAGAACATGGTCTAAAATACGTTTTATTTGAACAGAATGTACAATCTAACGTAGCAAAAGTCATCCAAGATGAAATCGGTGCTAAGTCGCTTACCCTTCATAATCTTGAATCCGTTACAGAAGAAAACATAATAAATAAGGAAGATTATTTTAGTATTATGGAGAAAAATGTTGAAATACTTGAAACAGTGTTAAATTAA